From Triticum urartu cultivar G1812 chromosome 2, Tu2.1, whole genome shotgun sequence, a single genomic window includes:
- the LOC125534026 gene encoding late embryogenesis abundant protein 18-like produces MQTAKVKVKDAVSSAKEKAKEGTAKAQGKTGKATATTHGEKEMAKEETRANEAQAKAEMHQEKAEHRAEAAAGRHGATHVPLTGPHGHHRPAGAAADPAYTGTGAYPTTDKYV; encoded by the coding sequence ATGCAGACGGCCAAGGTGAAGGTGAAGGACGCGGTGAGCTCGGCCAAGGAGAAGGCGAAGGAGGGCACGGCCAAGGCGCAGGGCAAGACGGGCAAGGCCACGGCGACCACGCACGGCGAGAAGGAGATGGCCAAGGAGGAGACGCGCGCCAACGAGGCCCAGGCCAAGGCCGAGATGCACCAGGAGAAGGCCGAGCACCGCGCCGAGGCCGCCGCGGGGCGCCACGGTGCCACGCACGTGCCCCTCACCGGGCCGCATGGCCACCACCGCCCTGCGGGCGCCGCCGCCGACCCTGCGTACACGGGCACCGGCGCGTACCCGACCACGGACAAGTACGTCTAG